Proteins encoded together in one Amblyomma americanum isolate KBUSLIRL-KWMA chromosome 1, ASM5285725v1, whole genome shotgun sequence window:
- the LOC144115448 gene encoding uncharacterized protein LOC144115448 encodes MKTIFAFAAALALLGLAVAAPAEEGKKEEVEGRIGFGGGGFGSGFNQGGSFGVGSHGTRHGQGGFGYNVGGSNRRDYGNAAAYGDRESFGLSGSSGHNRQFGQGSSGNRFHNNAFGAGGNRFASGGGGYLG; translated from the exons ATGAAGACCATT TTCGCCttcgccgccgcgctggctcttCTGGGCCTGGCAGTTGCCGCTCCCGCTGAGGAAGGCAAGAAGGAGGAGGTCGAGGGCCGCATCGGCTTTGGCGGCGGCGGATTCGGCAGTGGCTTCAACCAGGGTGGTAGCTTTGGCGTCGGCAGCCACGGCACCCGTCACGGACAGGGCGGCTTCGGCTACAACGTGGGCGGCTCCAACCGTCGCGACTACGGCAACGCCGCCGCCTACGGTGACCGCGAGTCATTCGGCCTCAGCGGGAGCTCCGGCCACAACCGCCAATTCGGACAGGGCAGCAGCGGCAACCGCTTCCACAACAACGCCTTTGGCGCCGGTGGGAACCGCTTCGCGTCCGGCGGCGGCGGATACCTGGGCTGA
- the LOC144115450 gene encoding uncharacterized protein LOC144115450, with the protein MAVLKKVLFLLAAGIVILDILDIKKCAAERSGSDLEKGPHAVGNVQRLVEELGYIRDKRDLHKEGRHQAGRTHAGRTQTGRTHTGRTRNEGPHAGRAKAGRTHAGRTHAGRTNGDGGRRHH; encoded by the exons ATGGCCGTACTGAAAAAG GTGTTGTTCCTGCTAGCAGCTGGTATTGTCATCCTCGATATTCTGGACATCAAAAAATGCGCGGCGGAAAGAAGCGGCTCAGACTTGGAAAAAGGGCCACATGCAGTCGGCAATGTACAGCGACTCGTTGAAGAGCTCGGTTACATTCGTGACAAGAGAGATCTCCACAAGGAAGGCCGCCACCAAGCAGGACGAACTCATGCTGGCCGAACGCAGACTGGACGAACTCACACTGGGCGAACTCGTAACGAAGGACCTCACGCTGGACGAGCCAAGGCTGGACGAACTCACGCTGGCCGCACTCATGCCGGTCGAACCAATGGGGATGGTGGTCGGCGTCATCATTGA
- the LOC144115451 gene encoding uncharacterized protein LOC144115451 has product MKFFVTAAVCALVACAVYAEEAKKKDEKKDVEGRGGILGAGVGLGGVGGYGAGVGPGLVGAGLGGAGLGGVGLAGAGYGGAGAVGAGLGGAGLIGAGVPGAGVVANPALVGAGLGHGVGVGHGIGGGYQSGYGSSAGGHQTGYQGGASGHNQGSGAFAGGASHSKVNSYSNNQGYSHSSGFSASDSKSFGTGHKQGSTGFNSGAAGHQAGFGQSSFGKAAGVGVGGVGLHG; this is encoded by the exons ATGAAG TTCTTCGTCACCGCTGCTGTCTGCGCCCTGGTCGCCTGTGCTGTCTACGCcgaagaagccaaaaagaaagatGAAAAGAAAGACGTAGAGGGCCGTGGAGGAATTTTGGGTGCCGGCGTTGGATTAGGTGGTGTCGGCGGGTACGGCGCCGGAGTAGGTCCTGGTCTCGTTGGTGCTGGTCTCGGCGGAGCTGGCCTTGGCGGAGTTGGTCTGGCCGGCGCTGGCTACGGTGGCGCTGGTGCTGTTGGAGCTGGTCTTGGCGGAGCTGGTCTCATTGGCGCCGGTGTTCCGGGCGCTGGCGTCGTCGCCAACCCAGCTCTTGTTGGAGCTGGTCTTGGTCACGGCGTTGGTGTAGGCCACGGCATCGGAGGTGGTTACCAATCCGGTTACGGTTCATCTGCCGGAGGCCACCAGACTGGATATCAGGGTGGTGCTTCCGGACACAACCAGGGGTCTGGAGCATTCGCCGGCGGTGCATCTCACAGCAAGGTTAACTCGTACAGCAACAACCAGGGATACAGCCACAGCTCAGGCTTCTCAGCCAGCGACAGCAAGAGCTTCGGTACTGGCCACAAGCAGGGCTCTACCGGGTTTAACAGCGGTGCTGCAGGACACCAGGCTGGCTTCGGACAGTCTTCCTTCGGAAAGGCTGCTGGCGTTGGAGTTGGTGGTGTCGGTCTCCATGGTTAA